Proteins from a genomic interval of Streptomyces sp. Tu6071:
- a CDS encoding DUF6542 domain-containing protein, translated as MPGPRLTGLGTGLFAAAAMLLASGLALAAGSSVLVYGLLFLPVSVLTALWVRPADLFAAPVAVPIAFAVGLAPLAESEGGLAGHAVGVVTALAVHAGWLYAGTAVAVALVMARKVRMVRRRAAASARGKGRPPG; from the coding sequence GTGCCCGGTCCCCGGCTCACCGGGCTCGGCACCGGGCTCTTCGCCGCGGCGGCGATGCTGCTCGCCTCCGGCCTCGCGCTCGCGGCGGGGTCCTCGGTGCTCGTGTACGGGCTGCTCTTCCTGCCCGTGAGCGTGCTCACCGCGCTGTGGGTGCGGCCCGCCGACCTCTTCGCGGCCCCCGTCGCCGTGCCCATCGCCTTCGCCGTGGGCCTCGCGCCGCTCGCCGAGAGCGAGGGCGGGCTCGCGGGGCACGCGGTGGGGGTGGTGACGGCGCTCGCGGTGCACGCGGGGTGGCTGTACGCCGGGACGGCCGTGGCGGTGGCGCTGGTGATGGCGCGCAAGGTGCGGATGGTGCGGAGGCGGGCCGCGGCCTCCGCACGGGGCAAGGGCCGGCCGCCGGGGTGA
- the xseA gene encoding exodeoxyribonuclease VII large subunit, whose protein sequence is MPVQTTPEAALPVREVSRLIGDWVARLGEVWVEGQLTQISRRPGARVVFLTFRDSSHDVSISLTCFRPVFDAVADVVTEGSRIVVRAKPEWYQGRGSLSLRASEIRPVGIGELLVKLERLKRELTAEGLFAADRKRPLPFLPRRIGLVTGRASAAERDVIKNAEARWPAVRFETREVAVQGVHAVSQVVGAVKELDAHPDVDVIVVARGGGSVEDLLPFSDAELIRTVAACRTPVVSAIGHEPDTPLLDLVADLRASTPTDAAKRVVPDVGEELERVRQTRDRARHAIRALVDREAHGLEQALAHSVLRDPYRLVAGRDEEIGAEIDRARRTVGHLLDRADSDLAHTLARVVALSPAATLRRGYAVLQRADGAVVRAPEEIAADEELRARVAEGEFTVRRTERRKDDEG, encoded by the coding sequence ATGCCTGTTCAGACCACCCCTGAAGCCGCCCTGCCCGTCCGGGAGGTCTCGCGGCTCATCGGGGACTGGGTCGCGCGGCTCGGCGAGGTGTGGGTCGAGGGACAGCTCACGCAGATCTCGCGGCGCCCCGGCGCCCGCGTCGTCTTCCTCACCTTCCGCGACTCCTCGCACGACGTCTCGATCTCGCTGACGTGCTTCCGGCCCGTCTTCGACGCGGTCGCCGATGTCGTCACGGAGGGCTCGCGGATCGTCGTCCGGGCGAAGCCGGAGTGGTACCAGGGCCGCGGCTCGCTCTCCCTGCGCGCCTCCGAGATCCGCCCGGTCGGCATCGGTGAGCTGCTCGTCAAGCTGGAGCGGCTCAAGAGGGAGCTGACGGCCGAGGGGCTCTTCGCCGCGGACCGCAAGCGCCCGCTGCCCTTCCTGCCGCGCCGCATCGGCCTCGTCACGGGCCGCGCCTCGGCGGCCGAGCGGGACGTCATCAAGAACGCCGAGGCGCGCTGGCCCGCCGTCCGCTTCGAGACCCGGGAGGTGGCCGTCCAGGGCGTCCACGCGGTCTCCCAGGTCGTCGGCGCCGTCAAGGAACTCGACGCGCACCCGGACGTGGACGTGATCGTCGTCGCGCGCGGCGGCGGCAGCGTGGAGGACCTGCTGCCCTTCTCGGACGCCGAGCTGATCCGTACGGTCGCGGCCTGCCGCACCCCGGTCGTCTCGGCCATCGGCCACGAGCCGGACACGCCGCTCCTCGACCTCGTCGCGGACCTGCGCGCCTCGACCCCGACCGACGCGGCCAAGCGCGTCGTCCCGGACGTCGGCGAGGAGCTGGAGCGGGTGCGCCAGACCCGCGACCGGGCGCGGCACGCGATCCGCGCGCTCGTCGACCGCGAGGCGCACGGCCTGGAGCAGGCGCTCGCGCACTCGGTGCTGCGCGATCCGTACCGGCTCGTGGCCGGGCGGGACGAGGAGATCGGTGCCGAGATCGACCGGGCCCGCCGCACGGTCGGCCACCTGCTCGACCGCGCCGACTCCGACCTGGCCCACACGCTCGCGCGCGTCGTCGCCCTCTCCCCTGCCGCGACCCTGCGGCGCGGGTACGCGGTGCTCCAGCGCGCGGACGGCGCCGTGGTGCGCGCCCCCGAGGAGATCGCGGCGGACGAGGAGCTGCGGGCGCGGGTCGCGGAGGGCGAGTTCACGGTACGGCGCACGGAGCGCCGCAAGGACGACGAAGGGTGA
- a CDS encoding 4-hydroxy-3-methylbut-2-enyl diphosphate reductase yields MTATPSPTPDRTPGTQAAPRAGKRVLLAAPRGYCAGVDRAVIAVEKALEQYGAPVYVRHEIVHNKYVVKTLEKKGAIFVEQTDEVPEGSIVMFSAHGVAPTVHEEAAARGLATIDATCPLVTKVHREAVRYANEDYDILLIGHEGHEEVIGTSGEAPDHITLVDGPDDVANVEVRDEKKVVWLSQTTLSVDETMETVDALKTKFPGLVSPPSDDICYATQNRQTAVKQMGADADLVIVVGSKNSSNSVRLVEVAKGAGARDAHLVDEAAEIDPAWFDGVETVGVTSGASVPEVLVDGVLADLATRGYEDVEIVKAAEESITFSLPKELRRDLRAEAAALAAGTRAAG; encoded by the coding sequence ATGACTGCTACGCCCAGCCCGACGCCCGACCGGACCCCCGGAACGCAGGCGGCGCCGCGCGCAGGCAAACGCGTGCTGCTCGCCGCGCCGCGCGGCTACTGCGCCGGCGTGGACCGTGCCGTGATCGCCGTGGAGAAGGCCCTGGAGCAGTACGGCGCCCCGGTCTACGTCCGCCACGAGATCGTCCACAACAAGTACGTCGTGAAGACCCTGGAGAAGAAGGGCGCGATCTTCGTCGAGCAGACCGACGAGGTCCCCGAGGGCTCCATCGTCATGTTCTCCGCCCACGGCGTCGCGCCGACCGTGCACGAGGAGGCCGCCGCGCGCGGGCTCGCGACGATCGACGCGACCTGCCCGCTCGTCACCAAGGTGCACCGCGAGGCCGTGCGGTACGCGAACGAGGACTACGACATCCTCCTCATCGGCCACGAGGGGCACGAGGAGGTCATCGGCACCTCCGGCGAGGCCCCCGACCACATCACGCTCGTCGACGGCCCCGACGACGTCGCGAACGTCGAGGTCCGCGACGAGAAGAAGGTCGTGTGGCTCTCGCAGACGACCCTCTCCGTGGACGAGACGATGGAGACGGTCGACGCGCTCAAGACCAAGTTCCCCGGCCTCGTCTCGCCGCCCAGCGACGACATCTGCTACGCCACGCAGAACCGCCAGACCGCCGTCAAGCAGATGGGCGCCGACGCCGACCTCGTCATCGTCGTCGGCTCGAAGAACTCCTCGAACTCGGTCCGCCTCGTCGAGGTCGCCAAGGGCGCGGGCGCACGCGACGCGCACCTCGTGGACGAGGCCGCCGAGATCGACCCGGCCTGGTTCGACGGCGTCGAGACGGTCGGCGTGACCTCCGGCGCCTCGGTCCCCGAGGTCCTCGTCGACGGCGTCCTCGCGGACCTCGCGACGCGCGGGTACGAGGACGTCGAGATCGTCAAGGCGGCGGAGGAGTCGATCACCTTCTCGCTCCCGAAGGAACTGCGCCGCGACCTGCGCGCGGAGGCGGCGGCACTCGCGGCCGGGACGCGCGCCGCGGGCTGA
- a CDS encoding FAD-binding oxidoreductase, whose protein sequence is MAAPAARGSTPYQRWARATLLARTPETGTARTLVLRAPGWPGHLPGQHIDIRLTAEDGYRAARSYSLAAPGRGEHLEVGVQPVDDGEVSPYLAEDLPVGADVEVRGPLGGWFVWRPERATAPLLLLAGGSGVVPLMAMLRGHRTSGARVPARLVYSVRDPAQLWYGSELAAFAPPVSVRLLHTRAAPPGDPRPPGRIASTDLPDADGPFAPGVPDVFVCGPTGFVEYAADLLLLAGHPAERIRTERFG, encoded by the coding sequence ATGGCCGCCCCCGCCGCCCGCGGCAGTACCCCGTACCAGCGCTGGGCCCGCGCGACGCTGCTCGCCCGCACCCCCGAGACCGGCACCGCGCGCACCCTCGTACTCCGCGCCCCCGGCTGGCCGGGCCACCTGCCCGGCCAGCACATCGACATCCGCCTCACCGCCGAGGACGGCTACCGGGCCGCCCGCAGCTACTCGCTCGCCGCGCCCGGCAGGGGCGAGCACCTGGAGGTGGGCGTCCAGCCGGTCGACGACGGCGAGGTCTCGCCCTACCTCGCCGAGGACCTGCCGGTCGGCGCCGACGTGGAGGTACGGGGACCGCTCGGCGGCTGGTTCGTGTGGCGCCCCGAGCGCGCCACGGCCCCGCTCCTCCTCCTCGCGGGCGGCTCCGGCGTCGTCCCGCTGATGGCGATGCTGCGCGGCCACCGCACCTCGGGGGCCCGCGTCCCGGCCCGCCTCGTCTACTCCGTGCGCGACCCGGCGCAGCTCTGGTACGGGAGCGAACTGGCGGCCTTCGCCCCGCCCGTGTCCGTACGGCTCCTGCACACCAGGGCCGCGCCGCCCGGCGACCCGCGCCCGCCGGGCCGGATCGCGAGCACCGACCTCCCCGACGCCGACGGCCCCTTCGCCCCCGGCGTCCCCGACGTCTTCGTCTGCGGCCCGACCGGCTTCGTCGAGTACGCGGCCGACCTGCTCCTCCTCGCGGGCCACCCCGCGGAGCGCATCCGCACCGAACGCTTCGGCTGA
- a CDS encoding molybdopterin-dependent oxidoreductase, with the protein MNALTPGFHGKPRRLTDRLPPGQYPTEMFPVLSAGPTPRLRTEAYTFTLTSETGERHTWDWDGLLALPQEEVTTDIHCVTRWSKFGTRWKGVALDTLLEAAGGAGPRARYVVAESHGGYTTNLPLAEITGGRAWIVHEYDGFPVSPEHGGPLRLLVPRLYFWKSAKWLKGIRLTVEDEPGFWENAGYHNHGDPWREERTWSD; encoded by the coding sequence GTGAACGCACTCACCCCCGGCTTCCACGGAAAGCCCCGGCGGCTCACCGACCGGCTGCCCCCGGGCCAGTACCCGACGGAGATGTTCCCCGTCCTCTCCGCCGGGCCCACCCCCCGCCTGCGCACCGAGGCGTACACCTTCACGCTCACCTCCGAGACGGGCGAGCGGCACACGTGGGACTGGGACGGTCTCCTCGCGCTGCCGCAGGAGGAGGTCACCACCGACATCCACTGCGTGACGCGGTGGTCGAAGTTCGGCACGCGGTGGAAGGGCGTCGCCCTCGACACCCTGCTCGAAGCGGCGGGCGGCGCGGGCCCGCGCGCCCGGTACGTCGTCGCCGAGTCCCACGGCGGCTACACGACGAACCTCCCGCTCGCCGAGATCACCGGCGGGCGCGCCTGGATCGTCCACGAGTACGACGGCTTCCCCGTCTCGCCCGAGCACGGCGGCCCGCTGCGGCTGCTCGTCCCGCGTCTGTACTTCTGGAAGTCCGCGAAGTGGCTCAAGGGCATCCGCCTCACGGTCGAGGACGAGCCCGGCTTCTGGGAGAACGCGGGCTACCACAACCACGGCGACCCCTGGCGCGAAGAGCGCACCTGGAGCGACTGA
- a CDS encoding exodeoxyribonuclease VII small subunit — MKDMGATKAAESPALGYEEARAELVDVVRRLESGGATLEESLALWERGEELAGICRTWLEGARARLDAALAEREDEAEGAGAGEED, encoded by the coding sequence GTGAAGGACATGGGAGCGACGAAGGCCGCCGAGAGCCCCGCGCTCGGTTACGAGGAGGCGCGGGCCGAGCTGGTCGACGTCGTGCGCCGGCTCGAATCGGGCGGCGCGACGCTGGAGGAGTCGCTCGCGCTGTGGGAGCGCGGCGAGGAGCTGGCCGGTATCTGCCGTACGTGGCTGGAGGGCGCGAGGGCCCGGCTCGACGCGGCACTCGCGGAGCGCGAGGACGAGGCGGAGGGGGCCGGGGCGGGCGAGGAGGACTGA
- a CDS encoding DUF6510 family protein, whose protein sequence is MTDAYLDGNALAGPLAPILAVDPTTAWRHCPDCGVRGPLAGLRVYGPEPGLTARCPGCEAIALRITTEGPFTWLSLGGPDGAFRFRTG, encoded by the coding sequence ATGACCGACGCATACCTCGACGGCAACGCCCTCGCGGGCCCCCTCGCCCCGATCCTCGCGGTCGACCCCACCACCGCCTGGCGCCACTGCCCGGACTGCGGCGTCCGGGGCCCCCTCGCGGGGCTGCGCGTCTACGGGCCCGAGCCGGGCCTCACCGCGCGCTGCCCCGGCTGCGAGGCGATCGCCCTCCGCATCACCACCGAGGGCCCCTTCACCTGGCTCTCCCTCGGCGGCCCGGACGGCGCCTTCCGCTTCCGGACGGGGTGA
- a CDS encoding APC family permease — MSDERARHEGPEPGEGASPAVDPGAPPPVAGSGRLHRELGFRDLVVYGLLFIAPMAPVGIFGTLDAKSHGAVALVYVVATIAMAFTAYSYSLMVRVVPHAGSVFAYARAGLGRHVGFIAGWMVMLDYLLIPAVAYLFSGIAMNSLVPDVSRWVWTAAAVVITTALNLWGVRAAARVGFAVLAMEIVVLLVFCVSAIVILARDGAVRDWWSPFTGDTSTFTVSAVVGAVSVAVLSYLGFDAIATFAEETTGGSAKVARALLFCLALAGVLFILQTYLVALLEPVSSAHLASHPEEQGSAFYDAVDTSVGGWLHDLVAVSKAIGAAFAALAGQAAAGRLLFAMGRDRRLPRVLARTWDGVPRVALLLSAVVTCAAALWAANRATGLDDLSSVVNVGALSAFTLLHASVVGWFAVQRGGGRPSWWRHVLIPVVGAAITVAVIVEATHSAQVVGAIWLAAGLVVLVTQWRVLR, encoded by the coding sequence GTGAGCGACGAGCGCGCGAGGCACGAGGGTCCGGAGCCGGGCGAGGGGGCGAGTCCCGCCGTCGACCCGGGGGCGCCGCCGCCGGTGGCGGGTTCGGGGCGCCTCCACCGTGAGCTGGGTTTCCGCGACCTGGTCGTGTACGGACTCCTGTTCATCGCCCCCATGGCCCCGGTCGGGATCTTCGGGACGCTCGACGCGAAGTCGCACGGCGCGGTCGCGCTCGTCTACGTCGTCGCGACGATCGCGATGGCCTTCACGGCGTACAGCTACTCGCTCATGGTGCGGGTCGTGCCGCACGCGGGCTCGGTCTTCGCGTACGCGCGGGCGGGTCTCGGGCGGCACGTGGGCTTCATCGCGGGGTGGATGGTGATGCTCGACTACCTCCTGATCCCGGCCGTGGCGTACCTCTTCTCGGGCATCGCGATGAACTCGCTCGTGCCGGACGTGTCGCGCTGGGTGTGGACGGCGGCGGCGGTCGTCATCACGACGGCGCTCAACCTGTGGGGGGTGCGGGCCGCCGCGCGCGTGGGCTTCGCGGTGCTCGCGATGGAGATCGTGGTGCTGCTCGTCTTCTGCGTGTCGGCGATCGTGATCCTGGCACGGGACGGGGCGGTGCGGGACTGGTGGTCGCCGTTCACGGGCGACACGAGCACGTTCACGGTCTCGGCGGTCGTCGGCGCCGTGTCGGTCGCGGTGCTCTCGTACCTCGGCTTCGACGCGATCGCGACGTTCGCCGAGGAGACGACGGGCGGCTCGGCGAAGGTGGCGCGGGCGCTGCTGTTCTGCCTCGCGCTCGCGGGCGTGCTCTTCATCCTCCAGACGTACCTGGTGGCGCTCCTCGAACCGGTCTCGTCCGCGCACCTCGCCTCGCACCCCGAGGAGCAGGGCTCGGCCTTCTACGACGCGGTGGACACCTCGGTGGGGGGCTGGCTGCACGACCTCGTCGCGGTGAGCAAGGCGATCGGCGCCGCGTTCGCCGCGCTCGCGGGGCAGGCGGCGGCGGGGCGGCTGCTCTTCGCGATGGGCCGCGACCGGCGCCTGCCGCGCGTCCTGGCCCGTACGTGGGACGGCGTCCCGCGCGTGGCGCTGCTCCTCTCGGCGGTCGTCACGTGCGCGGCGGCCCTGTGGGCGGCGAACCGCGCGACGGGGCTGGACGACCTCAGCTCGGTCGTGAACGTGGGCGCCCTGAGCGCCTTCACGCTCCTCCACGCGAGCGTCGTCGGCTGGTTCGCCGTCCAGCGGGGGGGCGGACGGCCGAGCTGGTGGCGGCACGTGCTGATTCCGGTGGTGGGGGCCGCGATCACGGTGGCGGTCATCGTGGAGGCGACGCACTCGGCGCAGGTGGTGGGGGCGATCTGGCTGGCCGCCGGGCTGGTGGTGCTGGTGACGCAGTGGCGGGTGCTGCGTTAG
- a CDS encoding GNAT family N-acetyltransferase has product MTPAPPRPATSSDIAAFLALAAEVEHWFGPMVAEPGFHAALRSHIAEGAALLVEDADGPLGGILLGPGGEGTPHHVHWLVVAARARGTGVGRELMAEALRRFGPGSVEVVTFGADHPGAGESGARAFYRRLGFVPAEAAEPGPEGGSRQVFRRE; this is encoded by the coding sequence GTGACCCCCGCACCCCCGCGTCCCGCGACGTCCTCCGACATCGCCGCCTTCCTCGCGCTCGCCGCCGAGGTCGAGCACTGGTTCGGCCCGATGGTCGCCGAACCCGGGTTCCACGCGGCTCTGCGCTCCCACATCGCCGAGGGGGCCGCACTGCTCGTGGAGGACGCCGACGGGCCGCTCGGCGGCATCCTGCTGGGGCCCGGCGGCGAGGGCACGCCGCACCACGTGCACTGGCTCGTCGTGGCCGCCCGCGCGCGGGGCACGGGGGTGGGCCGGGAACTCATGGCGGAGGCGCTGCGGCGGTTCGGGCCCGGGAGCGTCGAGGTCGTGACCTTCGGCGCGGACCACCCGGGGGCCGGGGAGAGCGGCGCGCGCGCCTTCTACCGGCGGCTCGGCTTCGTACCGGCCGAGGCGGCGGAACCCGGGCCCGAGGGCGGCTCGCGGCAGGTCTTCCGCAGGGAGTGA
- a CDS encoding malonic semialdehyde reductase, translating to MSLVLDAATQDLLFREARTANTFTDEPVTDEQIQAVYDLIKFGPTAFNQSPLRITLVRSPEARERLVPLMAEGNQAKTASAPLVAILSTDNEFHAELPKLVPHAPGIAEAYFSARAVREQVASINATLQAGYFIIGIRAAGLAAGPMTGFDFPGVQKEFLDDDHTPLMIINIGKPGTDAAPFPRLPRLAFDEVVTTV from the coding sequence ATGTCGCTCGTTCTCGACGCAGCCACCCAGGACCTCCTCTTCCGCGAGGCCCGCACGGCGAACACCTTCACCGATGAGCCGGTGACCGACGAGCAGATCCAGGCCGTCTACGACCTGATCAAGTTCGGCCCCACCGCGTTCAACCAGTCGCCGCTGCGCATCACCCTGGTCCGCTCCCCCGAGGCCCGCGAGCGCCTCGTGCCGCTCATGGCCGAGGGCAACCAGGCGAAGACCGCCTCGGCGCCGCTCGTCGCGATCCTGTCGACGGACAACGAGTTCCACGCGGAGCTGCCCAAGCTCGTCCCGCACGCCCCCGGCATCGCCGAGGCGTACTTCTCGGCCCGCGCCGTCCGTGAGCAGGTCGCCTCGATCAACGCGACCCTCCAGGCCGGTTACTTCATCATCGGCATCCGCGCCGCCGGGCTCGCCGCGGGCCCGATGACCGGCTTCGACTTCCCGGGCGTCCAGAAGGAGTTCCTGGACGACGACCACACCCCGCTGATGATCATCAACATCGGCAAGCCGGGCACCGACGCCGCGCCCTTCCCGCGCCTGCCGCGCCTGGCCTTCGACGAGGTCGTCACCACCGTCTGA
- a CDS encoding DUF4245 domain-containing protein yields MAGKRGKQTVRDMILSLGVIVAIAAGIWILVPHDDSKDPVARVDYRVELATAQRAAAYPVAAPEGLPKTWKATSVRYRAQDGDSWHLGYLDPHEKYVAVEQSTKDPAEFIENVTQEARSSGAATRINGRDWQPYKGDRYDALVLREGRSTTVVTGSAGLAQLKAFAEALRTPDPAAASASADPSPRSA; encoded by the coding sequence GTGGCAGGCAAGAGGGGCAAGCAGACGGTTCGGGACATGATCCTGTCGCTCGGCGTGATCGTCGCGATCGCGGCCGGCATCTGGATCCTCGTCCCCCACGACGATTCCAAGGACCCGGTCGCGCGGGTGGACTACCGCGTCGAGCTGGCGACCGCGCAGCGCGCGGCGGCCTATCCGGTGGCGGCCCCCGAGGGCCTGCCGAAGACGTGGAAGGCGACCTCGGTCAGGTACCGCGCCCAGGACGGCGACTCCTGGCACCTCGGGTACCTCGACCCGCACGAGAAGTACGTCGCGGTCGAGCAGTCCACGAAGGACCCGGCCGAGTTCATCGAGAACGTGACGCAGGAGGCCCGCAGCTCGGGCGCCGCGACGCGCATCAACGGCCGCGACTGGCAGCCGTACAAGGGCGACCGCTACGACGCGCTCGTGCTGCGCGAAGGCAGGTCGACGACCGTCGTGACCGGCTCGGCGGGCCTCGCGCAGCTCAAGGCGTTCGCCGAGGCCCTGCGCACCCCCGACCCCGCCGCGGCCTCCGCGTCGGCGGACCCGAGCCCCCGCAGCGCCTGA
- the ppgK gene encoding polyphosphate--glucose phosphotransferase produces MQIFGVDIGGSGIKGAPVDLDLGDLAQPRHKVLTPHPATPEGVAEKVKEVVDHFGWQGPVGVTFPGVITDGTVRTAANVDKSWVGTHIEGLLEESLGASCPVTALNDADAAGLAEMRFGAGKGRTGTVIVLTFGTGIGSGLFTNGVLVPNTELGHLELDGHDAEKRASSKVKEDHDMSYSHWAKRVEKYLAHVEMLFSPELLVIGGGVSRKSEKFLPHIEGIRADLVPAQLQNNAGIVGAAMRAAERG; encoded by the coding sequence ATGCAGATCTTCGGCGTGGACATCGGCGGCTCGGGCATCAAGGGCGCGCCCGTGGACCTGGACCTCGGCGACCTGGCGCAGCCGCGCCACAAGGTCCTCACCCCGCACCCGGCGACCCCCGAGGGCGTCGCGGAGAAGGTGAAGGAGGTCGTGGACCACTTCGGCTGGCAGGGCCCGGTCGGGGTCACCTTCCCCGGCGTCATCACGGACGGCACGGTACGTACCGCCGCGAACGTGGACAAGAGCTGGGTCGGTACGCACATCGAGGGCCTCCTCGAAGAGAGCCTCGGCGCCTCCTGCCCGGTCACCGCGCTCAACGACGCGGACGCGGCGGGCCTCGCCGAGATGCGCTTCGGCGCGGGCAAGGGCCGTACCGGCACGGTGATCGTCCTGACCTTCGGCACCGGCATCGGCTCCGGGCTCTTCACGAACGGCGTGCTCGTGCCGAACACCGAGCTGGGCCACCTGGAACTCGACGGGCACGACGCCGAGAAGCGTGCCTCGTCGAAGGTCAAGGAGGACCACGACATGAGCTACTCGCACTGGGCGAAGCGGGTCGAGAAGTACCTCGCCCACGTCGAGATGCTCTTCTCGCCGGAACTCCTCGTCATCGGCGGCGGAGTGAGCCGCAAGTCCGAGAAGTTCCTCCCCCACATCGAGGGCATCCGCGCCGACCTCGTCCCGGCGCAGCTCCAGAACAACGCGGGGATCGTGGGCGCGGCGATGCGGGCGGCGGAACGCGGCTGA
- the glpX gene encoding class II fructose-bisphosphatase — protein sequence MSSEHPEHHLPAPLDVSPEAPDRNLALELVRVTEAAAMSAGRWVGRGEKNGADGAAVRAMRSLVSTVSMSGVVVIGEGEKDEAPMLFNGERIGDGTGPECDIAVDPIDGTTLCAKGMPNAIAVLAAADRGTMFDPSAVFYMDKLVTGPEAADFVDINAPVAVNIRRVAKAKNSTPEDVTVVVLDRPRHEGIVREIRETGARIKFISDGDVAGSVMAVREGTGVDLLMGIGGTPEGIISACAIKCLGGVIQGKLWPKDEAERQRAVDAGHDLDRVLSTDDLVSGENVFFVATGITDGELLRGVRYRAATATTQSLVMRSKSGTIRQIDSTHRLSKLRAYASVDFDRAN from the coding sequence ATGAGTTCTGAGCACCCCGAACACCACCTGCCTGCCCCCCTCGACGTCTCACCGGAGGCCCCGGACCGCAACCTCGCCCTCGAACTCGTCCGGGTCACCGAGGCCGCCGCGATGTCCGCCGGGCGCTGGGTCGGGCGCGGCGAGAAGAACGGGGCGGACGGTGCCGCCGTGCGGGCGATGCGTTCGCTCGTCTCGACCGTCTCCATGAGCGGTGTCGTCGTGATCGGCGAGGGCGAGAAGGACGAGGCGCCGATGCTCTTCAACGGGGAGCGGATCGGCGACGGGACCGGGCCCGAGTGCGATATCGCGGTCGACCCGATCGACGGCACGACCCTCTGTGCGAAGGGCATGCCGAACGCCATCGCGGTGCTCGCGGCGGCCGACCGGGGCACGATGTTCGACCCGTCCGCCGTCTTCTACATGGACAAGCTCGTGACGGGCCCCGAGGCCGCCGACTTCGTCGACATCAACGCGCCCGTCGCGGTGAACATCCGCCGGGTCGCCAAGGCGAAGAACTCGACGCCCGAGGACGTCACCGTCGTCGTGCTCGACCGGCCGCGGCACGAGGGCATCGTCCGTGAGATCCGCGAGACGGGCGCCCGGATCAAGTTCATCTCGGACGGGGACGTGGCCGGTTCGGTCATGGCGGTGCGCGAGGGCACGGGCGTGGACCTGCTCATGGGCATCGGCGGCACGCCCGAGGGCATCATCAGCGCCTGCGCGATCAAGTGCCTCGGCGGCGTGATCCAGGGCAAGCTGTGGCCGAAGGACGAGGCCGAGCGGCAGCGCGCGGTCGACGCGGGCCACGACCTCGACCGCGTCCTGTCCACGGACGACCTCGTCTCGGGCGAGAACGTCTTCTTCGTCGCGACCGGCATCACGGACGGCGAACTCCTGCGCGGCGTGCGCTACCGCGCCGCGACGGCGACGACGCAGTCCCTCGTGATGCGCTCGAAGTCGGGCACGATCCGCCAGATCGACTCGACGCACCGGCTCTCGAAGCTGCGCGCCTACGCGAGCGTGGACTTCGACCGGGCCAACTGA